The Serratia rhizosphaerae genome has a segment encoding these proteins:
- the secY gene encoding preprotein translocase subunit SecY — MAKQPGLDFQSAKGGLGELKRRLLFVIGALIVFRIGSFIPIPGIDATVLAKLLEQQRGTIIEMFNMFSGGALSRASIFALGIMPYISASIIIQLLTVVHPALAEIKKEGEAGRRKISQYTRYGTLVLAIFQSIGIATGLPNMPGMQGLVINPGFAFYFTAVVSLVTGTMFLMWLGEQITERGIGNGISIIIFAGIVAGLPPAIGHTIEQARQGDLHFLLLLLVAVLVFAVTFFVVFMERGQRRIVVNYAKRQQGRRVYAAQSTHLPLKVNMAGVIPAIFASSIILFPATIASWFGGGTGWNWLTTISMYLQPGQPLYVLLYASAIIFFCFFYTALVFNPRETADNLKKSGAFVPGIRPGEQTAKYIDKVMTRLTLVGAMYITFICLIPEFMRDAMKVPFYFGGTSLLIVVVVIMDFMAQVQTLMMSSQYESALKKANLKGYNR, encoded by the coding sequence ATGGCTAAGCAACCAGGATTAGATTTTCAAAGTGCTAAAGGTGGGCTCGGCGAGCTGAAGCGCAGACTTTTGTTTGTTATCGGCGCGCTGATTGTCTTCCGTATCGGCTCTTTCATTCCGATTCCTGGTATCGATGCCACTGTGCTTGCCAAATTGCTCGAACAGCAGAGAGGCACTATCATTGAAATGTTTAACATGTTCTCTGGTGGTGCCCTCAGCCGTGCTTCTATCTTTGCGCTGGGGATCATGCCGTATATTTCGGCGTCGATCATTATCCAGCTGTTGACGGTGGTTCATCCGGCGTTGGCAGAAATAAAGAAAGAAGGGGAGGCTGGCCGTCGCAAGATTAGCCAGTATACCCGCTACGGCACGCTGGTATTGGCCATATTCCAGTCGATCGGTATTGCTACCGGTTTACCGAATATGCCTGGTATGCAAGGCCTGGTGATTAATCCAGGCTTTGCGTTCTACTTTACTGCGGTTGTGAGCCTGGTGACCGGGACAATGTTCCTGATGTGGCTGGGTGAGCAGATTACTGAACGCGGTATCGGCAACGGTATCTCGATCATTATCTTCGCGGGTATTGTAGCGGGCTTACCGCCGGCAATTGGTCATACTATCGAGCAAGCCCGGCAAGGCGACCTGCACTTCCTCCTGTTGCTGCTGGTTGCAGTATTGGTGTTTGCAGTGACCTTCTTTGTCGTCTTCATGGAGCGTGGTCAACGTCGTATCGTCGTTAACTATGCGAAGCGTCAACAGGGTCGTCGCGTTTATGCAGCACAGAGTACACACTTACCGTTGAAAGTGAACATGGCGGGTGTTATCCCGGCGATCTTCGCTTCCAGCATTATCCTGTTCCCGGCCACGATTGCATCCTGGTTCGGGGGTGGTACCGGTTGGAACTGGCTGACAACAATTTCGATGTATTTGCAGCCTGGACAGCCGCTTTATGTGTTACTCTATGCGTCTGCAATCATCTTCTTCTGTTTCTTCTACACGGCGTTGGTTTTCAACCCGCGTGAAACAGCAGATAACCTGAAGAAGTCCGGTGCCTTCGTACCAGGAATTCGTCCGGGAGAGCAAACGGCGAAGTACATCGATAAAGTAATGACGCGTTTAACCCTGGTGGGCGCGATGTACATTACTTTCATCTGCCTGATCCCGGAGTTCATGCGTGATGCAATGAAAGTACCATTCTACTTTGGTGGTACCTCGCTACTGATCGTGGTTGTCGTCATCATGGACTTTATGGCTCAAGTGCAAACTCTGATGATGTCAAGTCAGTACGAGTCTGCATTGAAGAAAGCAAACCTGAAAGGCTATAACCGCTAG
- the rpmJ gene encoding 50S ribosomal protein L36, giving the protein MKVRASVKKLCRNCKIVKRNGVVRVICSAEPKHKQRQG; this is encoded by the coding sequence ATGAAAGTTCGTGCTTCCGTCAAGAAATTATGTCGTAACTGCAAAATCGTTAAGCGTAACGGTGTCGTTCGTGTGATTTGCAGCGCCGAGCCGAAGCATAAACAGCGTCAAGGCTGA
- the rpsM gene encoding 30S ribosomal protein S13, which translates to MARIAGINIPDHKHTVIALTSIFGIGKTRSQAICAATGIAENVKISELSEEQIEQLREAVAKYTVEGDLRREVTLSIKRLMDLGTYRGLRHRRGLPVRGQRTKTNARTRKGPRKPIKK; encoded by the coding sequence GTGGCCCGTATAGCAGGCATTAACATTCCTGATCATAAACATACCGTAATCGCCTTAACGTCGATCTTCGGTATCGGCAAAACCCGCTCACAGGCTATCTGTGCTGCGACTGGTATTGCTGAAAATGTTAAGATCAGTGAGCTGTCTGAAGAGCAGATTGAACAGCTGCGTGAAGCTGTCGCCAAATACACTGTTGAAGGTGATCTGCGCCGTGAAGTTACCCTGAGCATCAAGCGTCTGATGGATCTTGGTACATATCGTGGTTTGCGCCATCGTCGTGGTCTGCCAGTTCGCGGTCAGCGTACTAAGACCAACGCACGTACCCGTAAGGGTCCGCGTAAACCGATCAAGAAATAA
- the rpsK gene encoding 30S ribosomal protein S11: MAKAPVRTRKRVRKQVSDGVAHIHASFNNTIVTITDRQGNALGWATAGGSGFRGSRKSTPFAAQVAAERCADAVKEYGIKNLEVMVKGPGPGRESTIRALNAAGFRITNITDVTPIPHNGCRPPKKRRV, from the coding sequence ATGGCAAAGGCACCTGTTCGTACACGTAAGCGTGTAAGAAAGCAAGTCTCTGACGGCGTGGCTCATATCCATGCTTCTTTCAACAACACCATCGTTACCATTACTGATCGTCAGGGTAATGCTTTGGGTTGGGCAACTGCCGGTGGTTCCGGTTTCCGTGGTTCTCGTAAGTCCACTCCGTTCGCAGCACAGGTTGCCGCTGAACGTTGTGCAGACGCAGTAAAAGAATACGGTATCAAGAACCTGGAAGTTATGGTTAAAGGACCTGGTCCTGGTCGTGAGTCTACTATCCGCGCTCTGAACGCGGCTGGTTTCCGCATCACTAACATTACTGATGTGACTCCGATCCCTCATAACGGTTGTCGTCCGCCGAAAAAGCGCCGCGTATAA
- the rpsD gene encoding 30S ribosomal protein S4 encodes MARYLGPKLKLSRREGTDLFLKSGVRAIDSKCKIEQPPGQHGARKPRLSDYGVQLREKQKVRRIYGVLERQFRNYYKEAARLKGNTGENLLQLLEGRLDNVVYRMGFGATRAEARQLVSHKAIMVNGRVVNIASYQVSPNDVVSIREKAKKQSRVKAALELAEQREKPTWLEVDAAKMEGVFKRMPERTDLSADINEHLIVELYSK; translated from the coding sequence ATGGCAAGATATTTGGGTCCTAAGCTCAAGCTGAGCCGTCGTGAGGGCACAGACCTGTTCCTTAAGTCTGGCGTTCGCGCGATCGATTCAAAATGCAAAATTGAACAACCGCCTGGTCAGCACGGTGCGCGTAAACCGCGTCTGTCTGATTACGGTGTGCAGTTGCGTGAGAAGCAGAAAGTTCGCCGTATCTACGGTGTTCTGGAGCGTCAATTCCGCAACTATTACAAAGAAGCAGCACGTCTGAAAGGCAACACCGGTGAAAACCTGTTGCAACTGCTGGAAGGTCGTCTGGACAACGTCGTTTACCGCATGGGCTTCGGCGCCACGCGTGCAGAAGCACGTCAGCTGGTTAGCCACAAAGCTATCATGGTAAATGGTCGCGTTGTTAACATCGCTTCTTATCAGGTATCTCCGAATGACGTAGTCAGCATCCGCGAGAAAGCGAAAAAGCAGTCTCGTGTTAAGGCCGCTTTGGAGCTGGCTGAGCAGCGTGAAAAGCCGACTTGGCTGGAAGTTGATGCTGCCAAGATGGAAGGCGTGTTCAAGCGTATGCCTGAACGTACCGATCTGTCTGCGGACATTAACGAACACCTGATCGTCGAGCTTTACTCCAAGTAA
- a CDS encoding DNA-directed RNA polymerase subunit alpha, with protein MQGSVTEFLKPRLVDIEQVSSTHAKVTLEPLERGFGHTLGNALRRILLSSMPGCAVTEVEIDGVLHEYSTKEGVQEDILEILLNLKGLAVRVQGKDEVILTLNKSGIGPVTAADITHDGDVEIVKPQHVICHLTDENAAISMRIKVQRGRGYVPASARIHSEEDERPIGRLLVDACYSPVERIAYNVEAARVEQRTDLDKLVIEMETNGTIDPEEAIRRAATILAEQLEAFVDLRDVRQPEVKEEKPEFDPILLRPVDDLELTVRSANCLKAEAIHYIGDLVQRTEVELLKTPNLGKKSLTEIKDVLASRGLSLGMRLENWPPASIADE; from the coding sequence ATGCAGGGTTCTGTGACAGAGTTTCTAAAACCGCGCCTGGTAGATATCGAGCAAGTCAGTTCGACGCACGCCAAGGTGACCCTTGAGCCTTTAGAGCGTGGCTTTGGCCATACTCTTGGCAACGCACTGCGCCGTATTCTGCTTTCATCTATGCCGGGTTGCGCGGTGACCGAGGTTGAGATTGATGGTGTACTGCATGAGTACAGCACCAAAGAAGGCGTACAGGAAGACATCCTGGAGATCCTGCTCAACCTGAAAGGGCTGGCGGTGAGAGTTCAAGGCAAAGATGAAGTTATTCTTACCCTGAATAAATCTGGCATTGGCCCTGTGACCGCTGCCGACATTACCCATGATGGTGATGTCGAAATCGTCAAGCCGCAGCACGTTATCTGCCACCTGACCGATGAGAACGCGGCTATCAGCATGCGTATCAAAGTTCAGCGCGGTCGTGGTTATGTGCCGGCTTCTGCCCGAATTCATTCGGAAGAAGATGAGCGCCCAATCGGTCGTCTGTTGGTCGACGCCTGCTACAGCCCTGTAGAGCGTATTGCCTACAATGTTGAAGCTGCGCGTGTAGAACAGCGTACTGACTTGGATAAGCTGGTCATCGAAATGGAAACCAATGGCACGATCGATCCTGAAGAGGCGATCCGCCGTGCGGCAACCATTCTGGCTGAACAACTGGAAGCTTTCGTTGACTTACGTGATGTACGTCAGCCGGAAGTGAAAGAAGAGAAACCAGAGTTCGATCCGATCTTGCTGCGCCCTGTTGACGATCTGGAATTGACTGTCCGCTCTGCTAACTGCCTCAAGGCAGAAGCTATCCACTACATCGGTGATCTGGTACAGCGTACCGAGGTTGAGTTGCTGAAAACGCCGAACCTGGGTAAAAAATCTCTTACCGAGATTAAAGACGTGCTGGCCTCACGTGGTCTGTCTCTGGGCATGCGCCTGGAAAACTGGCCGCCGGCAAGCATTGCTGACGAGTAA
- the rplQ gene encoding 50S ribosomal protein L17, which translates to MRHRKSGRQLNRNSSHRQAMFRNMAGSLVRHEIIKTTLPKAKELRRVVEPLITLAKTDSVANRRLAFARTRDNEIVAKLFNELGPRFASRAGGYTRILKCGFRAGDNAPMAYIELVDRAESQAEVATAE; encoded by the coding sequence ATGCGCCATCGTAAGAGTGGTCGTCAACTGAACCGTAACAGCAGCCACCGCCAGGCTATGTTCCGTAACATGGCCGGCTCTTTGGTTCGTCATGAGATCATCAAGACGACCCTGCCAAAAGCGAAAGAGCTGCGTCGCGTTGTTGAGCCGCTGATTACTCTTGCCAAGACCGACAGCGTAGCTAATCGTCGTCTGGCATTCGCCCGTACTCGTGATAACGAGATCGTGGCAAAACTGTTTAACGAGCTGGGCCCGCGTTTCGCGAGCCGTGCCGGTGGTTACACTCGCATTCTGAAGTGTGGCTTCCGCGCAGGCGACAACGCGCCGATGGCATACATCGAGCTGGTTGATCGTGCTGAGTCTCAAGCAGAAGTAGCAACTGCAGAGTAA
- a CDS encoding DUF1992 domain-containing protein, with the protein MWLLDEWAERHIRDAQDSGEFENLSGQGKPLELDDDSAVPAELRSGFRLLKNAGYLPPELEIRKEALTIAALLQEINSEHPDYVALSKRMALLEYRLQQAGMSTDFLYGEYHQMINGKFRPEEC; encoded by the coding sequence ATGTGGTTACTCGATGAGTGGGCTGAACGGCATATTCGTGACGCGCAAGATAGCGGTGAGTTTGAGAACTTATCGGGCCAGGGTAAACCGCTGGAGCTTGATGATGACAGCGCGGTACCGGCAGAACTGCGCTCCGGATTTCGTCTGTTGAAGAATGCGGGCTACCTGCCGCCGGAATTGGAAATCCGCAAAGAAGCGTTGACCATCGCCGCCTTGCTGCAGGAAATTAACAGCGAACACCCTGACTACGTTGCATTGAGTAAACGCATGGCGCTGTTGGAATATCGTTTACAGCAGGCCGGAATGAGTACCGATTTCCTGTATGGCGAATACCATCAGATGATTAATGGCAAATTCAGGCCGGAGGAATGCTAA
- the zntR gene encoding Zn(2+)-responsive transcriptional regulator: MFKIGQLAKLAGVTPDTVRYYEKQGMMEHNVRTEGGYRLYSEQDLQRLRFIRYAKQLGFTLETIAELLSIRVDPEHHTCQESKSIVDARLQEVEQKLLELTRMRESLRRLSEACCGSAHTSTYCSILEALEQGASDGSDKKPEHHC, from the coding sequence ATGTTCAAAATTGGCCAGCTCGCCAAGCTCGCGGGGGTAACGCCGGATACCGTGCGTTATTATGAAAAGCAGGGCATGATGGAGCACAATGTGCGGACCGAAGGGGGCTACCGCCTGTATAGCGAGCAGGACTTACAGCGCCTGCGCTTTATTCGCTATGCCAAGCAGCTGGGCTTTACCCTGGAAACCATTGCCGAACTGTTGTCGATCCGCGTCGACCCAGAACATCACACCTGCCAGGAATCAAAGTCCATTGTTGATGCGCGTTTGCAGGAAGTGGAACAAAAGCTGCTGGAGCTGACGCGCATGCGCGAATCTTTACGGCGTTTGAGCGAGGCCTGCTGCGGCAGTGCGCATACCAGCACCTACTGTTCGATTCTTGAGGCATTAGAGCAGGGTGCCAGCGACGGCAGCGATAAAAAACCAGAGCATCACTGCTGA
- a CDS encoding alternative ribosome-rescue factor A: protein MTKYRHTKGKIQDNAIEALLHDPLFRLRVEKNSKGKGSYRRKEKHGKGANWETSGKQSNDYLPLAFWF, encoded by the coding sequence ATGACGAAATACCGTCACACGAAAGGCAAGATACAAGACAACGCCATTGAAGCGTTATTACACGATCCTTTATTCCGCCTGCGGGTGGAGAAGAACAGCAAAGGGAAAGGCAGCTACCGGCGTAAAGAAAAACATGGCAAAGGGGCAAACTGGGAGACCAGTGGTAAGCAATCAAACGATTATTTACCACTGGCCTTCTGGTTTTAA
- the mscL gene encoding large-conductance mechanosensitive channel protein MscL, with translation MSMLKEFREFAMRGNVVDLAVGVIIGAAFGKIVSSFVADIIMPPLGLLIGGVDFKQFHLVLREAQGEIPAVIMNYGNFIQTIFDFVIVAFAIFLAIKLMNKARRKQEEKPAAPPAPSAEEKLLTEIRDLLAKDQPKA, from the coding sequence ATGAGTATGTTGAAAGAGTTCCGCGAGTTTGCCATGCGTGGCAATGTTGTTGACCTAGCTGTTGGTGTCATTATTGGTGCGGCGTTTGGTAAGATCGTATCGTCATTCGTTGCCGATATCATCATGCCGCCGTTGGGTTTACTGATCGGCGGTGTCGATTTCAAACAGTTCCACTTAGTATTACGTGAAGCGCAGGGTGAAATCCCGGCGGTCATCATGAACTACGGTAACTTTATTCAAACGATCTTTGACTTTGTAATTGTTGCCTTCGCTATCTTCCTGGCAATTAAGTTGATGAACAAAGCGCGTCGTAAGCAGGAAGAAAAACCAGCGGCTCCGCCGGCGCCAAGCGCAGAAGAGAAGCTGCTGACGGAAATACGCGATCTGTTAGCCAAAGATCAGCCAAAAGCCTAA
- the trkA gene encoding Trk system potassium transporter TrkA, which produces MKIIILGAGQVGGTLAENLVGENNDITVVDTDTNRLRQLQDKFDLRVVQGHGSYPRVLREAGAEDADMLVAVTNSDETNMVACQIAYSLFNTPNRIARIRASEYIRESEKLFLPEAVPIDHLISPEQLVIDYIYKLIEYPGALQVVNFAEGKVSIAAVKAYYGGPLVGNALSSMREHMPHIDTRVAAIFRQDRPIRPQGSTIIEAGDEVFFVAASQHIRAVMSELQRLEKPYKRIMIVGGGNVGAGLAAKLEKDYNVKLIERNQQRASELAEQLHDTIVFYGDASDQELLAEEHVDQVDVFIAITNDDEANIMSAMLAKRLGAKKVMVLIQRRAYVDLVQGSVIDIAISPQQATISALLGHVRKADIVSVSSLRRGVAEAIEAIAHGDESTSKVVGRSVEEIKLPPGTTIGAIVRGDDVIIASGNSKIEQGDHVIMFITDKKFVPDVERLFQPSPFFL; this is translated from the coding sequence ATGAAAATAATTATTCTTGGCGCAGGCCAGGTTGGCGGGACACTGGCGGAAAACCTGGTCGGTGAAAATAACGATATCACCGTGGTGGATACCGATACGAACCGCCTGCGCCAGCTGCAGGACAAATTCGATCTGCGCGTCGTGCAGGGACACGGTTCCTACCCGCGCGTGCTACGTGAAGCCGGCGCGGAAGATGCCGACATGCTGGTTGCCGTCACCAATTCGGATGAAACCAATATGGTGGCCTGCCAGATCGCCTATTCGCTGTTTAATACGCCGAACCGCATCGCCCGTATCCGCGCTTCGGAATATATCCGTGAGTCGGAGAAGCTCTTCCTGCCGGAAGCGGTACCGATCGATCATTTGATCTCGCCGGAACAGCTGGTTATCGATTATATCTACAAGCTGATTGAGTACCCCGGAGCGCTGCAGGTGGTCAATTTTGCCGAGGGCAAGGTCAGCATTGCTGCGGTAAAAGCCTATTACGGTGGCCCGTTGGTGGGCAATGCGCTGTCCTCCATGCGCGAGCATATGCCGCATATCGATACGCGCGTCGCCGCTATTTTTCGTCAGGACCGCCCTATCCGTCCGCAAGGTTCGACAATTATCGAAGCCGGTGACGAGGTGTTCTTCGTCGCAGCATCGCAGCATATTCGCGCGGTAATGAGTGAGCTACAGCGGCTGGAGAAACCTTACAAACGCATTATGATCGTCGGCGGCGGCAACGTCGGCGCGGGCCTGGCAGCCAAGTTGGAAAAGGATTACAACGTCAAGCTGATCGAACGTAACCAACAGCGGGCGTCAGAACTGGCGGAGCAACTGCACGACACCATTGTCTTTTATGGCGATGCGTCCGATCAGGAGCTGCTGGCGGAAGAGCATGTCGATCAGGTCGACGTATTTATCGCCATTACCAACGACGACGAAGCAAATATCATGTCCGCCATGTTGGCCAAGCGTCTGGGCGCCAAAAAAGTCATGGTGCTGATACAGCGTCGTGCCTATGTCGACCTGGTACAGGGCAGCGTGATCGATATTGCCATTTCACCGCAGCAGGCGACCATTTCCGCCTTGCTGGGCCACGTGCGTAAAGCGGATATCGTCAGCGTTTCCTCGCTGCGCCGCGGCGTTGCGGAGGCGATTGAAGCCATTGCGCACGGCGACGAAAGCACCTCCAAGGTGGTCGGCCGCAGCGTAGAAGAGATTAAACTGCCGCCGGGAACCACCATTGGCGCCATCGTACGTGGCGATGATGTCATTATCGCCAGCGGTAATAGTAAAATTGAACAGGGTGATCACGTCATTATGTTCATCACCGATAAGAAATTTGTACCGGACGTCGAGCGTTTATTCCAGCCGAGTCCATTCTTCCTGTAG
- the rsmB gene encoding 16S rRNA (cytosine(967)-C(5))-methyltransferase RsmB yields MKNNYNLRSIAAQTIGQVLDQGQSLSTLLPALNNKISDKDRALLQELCFGTLRVLPQLEWCIQQLMAKPMVGKQRTLHYLLMVGMYQLLYTRIPAHAALAETVNGAVALKRPQLKGLVNGVLRQFQRQQEALMQRAANHDSRYLHPSWLLKRVQQAYPAQWQQIVDANNQKPPMWLRVNRRHHSRDDYLHLLAQAGIEAVAHAEYPDAVRLLTPCAVNNLPGFADGWATVQDASAQGCVDLLDPQDGEQILDLCAAPGGKTTHILEAAPQAHVMAVDIDEQRLSRVKENLQRLHCHAEVKQGDGRTPQQWCGDKQFDRILLDAPCSATGVIRRHPDIKWLRRDSDIAELAGLQAEILDAIWPHLKAGGVMVYATCSILPQENSQQLQAFLQRHSDARLAGTERQNLPHPEDGDGFFYAKLIKM; encoded by the coding sequence ATGAAAAATAACTACAACCTCCGCAGCATCGCTGCTCAAACCATCGGCCAGGTGTTGGATCAGGGGCAATCGCTCAGCACCCTGCTGCCGGCACTGAATAACAAAATTTCCGATAAGGACCGCGCCCTGCTGCAGGAACTGTGCTTCGGCACGCTGCGCGTGCTGCCGCAGCTTGAATGGTGTATCCAACAGCTGATGGCAAAACCGATGGTAGGCAAGCAGCGTACGTTGCACTATCTGCTGATGGTCGGCATGTACCAATTGCTGTATACCCGCATCCCGGCCCATGCCGCCCTGGCGGAAACGGTTAATGGCGCAGTCGCGCTAAAGCGCCCGCAGCTTAAAGGATTGGTCAACGGCGTACTGCGTCAGTTCCAGCGCCAACAGGAAGCGTTGATGCAACGCGCGGCGAATCATGACAGCCGCTACCTGCACCCAAGCTGGCTGCTGAAGCGTGTCCAACAGGCTTATCCCGCACAGTGGCAACAGATCGTCGACGCCAATAATCAAAAGCCGCCCATGTGGCTGCGGGTTAACCGCCGCCATCACAGCCGTGATGACTATCTGCACCTGCTGGCGCAGGCCGGCATTGAGGCCGTCGCGCACGCGGAATACCCTGACGCAGTGCGCTTACTCACGCCGTGCGCGGTAAACAACTTACCGGGATTCGCCGACGGCTGGGCCACGGTGCAGGATGCATCCGCACAAGGCTGCGTCGATCTGCTGGATCCGCAAGATGGCGAGCAGATCCTCGATCTGTGTGCTGCTCCCGGCGGCAAAACCACCCATATCCTCGAAGCGGCTCCACAGGCGCATGTTATGGCCGTGGATATTGATGAGCAACGTCTGAGCCGGGTAAAAGAAAACCTGCAACGTTTGCATTGTCACGCCGAGGTGAAACAGGGTGATGGCCGTACGCCACAGCAGTGGTGCGGCGACAAACAGTTTGACCGCATTCTGCTGGACGCGCCTTGTTCCGCCACCGGCGTGATTCGTCGTCATCCGGATATCAAATGGCTGCGCCGCGATAGCGACATTGCCGAACTGGCCGGCCTGCAGGCGGAAATTCTCGATGCCATCTGGCCACACCTTAAAGCGGGCGGCGTAATGGTTTATGCCACCTGTTCGATTTTACCGCAAGAGAATAGCCAACAGTTGCAGGCCTTCCTGCAGCGCCATAGCGACGCCCGGCTGGCCGGCACCGAACGGCAAAACCTTCCTCACCCTGAAGATGGCGATGGCTTCTTTTACGCTAAGCTGATTAAAATGTAA
- the fmt gene encoding methionyl-tRNA formyltransferase: MSDSLRIIFAGTPDFAARHLDALLSSGHQVVGVFTQPDRPAGRGNKLTPSPVKVLAQQHQLPVFQPKSLRPEENQHLVADLNADVMVVVAYGLILPKAVLDMPRLGCINVHGSLLPRWRGAAPIQRALWAGDRETGVTIMQMDVGLDTGDMMHKIACPIEATDTSASLYDKLAELGPQGLLTTLQQLADGTAQREVQDEALVTYAEKLSKEEARLDWRLSAVQLERCVRAFNPWPISYFTVDEQPVKVWQAQALAGNSDAEPGTILQADKHGIQVATAEGILCLTQLQPAGKKPMSAKDLLNSRREWFAPGNRL, from the coding sequence GTGTCTGATTCTTTACGGATTATCTTTGCCGGCACACCAGACTTCGCAGCGCGTCACCTTGACGCGCTGTTGTCTTCTGGGCATCAGGTCGTCGGCGTCTTCACCCAACCCGATCGACCGGCCGGCCGGGGCAACAAGCTGACGCCAAGCCCGGTGAAAGTGCTGGCGCAGCAGCATCAGCTGCCCGTGTTTCAGCCCAAATCACTGCGTCCGGAAGAGAACCAGCATCTGGTCGCCGATCTTAATGCAGACGTGATGGTCGTGGTGGCTTATGGCCTGATCCTGCCAAAGGCGGTGCTGGATATGCCGCGCCTTGGCTGTATCAACGTACATGGCTCACTGCTGCCGCGCTGGCGCGGCGCCGCTCCAATTCAACGTGCGCTGTGGGCCGGCGATCGGGAAACCGGCGTGACCATCATGCAGATGGATGTCGGTCTGGATACCGGCGATATGATGCACAAAATTGCCTGTCCGATAGAAGCAACGGATACCAGCGCCAGCCTGTATGACAAATTGGCCGAGCTTGGCCCGCAAGGGCTGCTGACCACGCTGCAGCAGCTGGCGGACGGTACAGCACAACGCGAAGTTCAGGACGAAGCGCTGGTGACCTATGCCGAGAAACTGAGCAAGGAAGAAGCGCGTCTGGACTGGCGCCTTTCCGCCGTGCAGCTGGAACGCTGCGTACGCGCCTTCAACCCGTGGCCGATCAGCTATTTCACCGTTGATGAACAGCCGGTGAAAGTGTGGCAAGCCCAGGCACTGGCTGGTAACAGCGATGCGGAACCCGGTACTATCCTGCAGGCGGACAAGCACGGTATTCAGGTCGCCACCGCCGAAGGTATTTTATGCCTGACGCAGCTGCAGCCTGCGGGCAAGAAACCGATGTCGGCTAAAGATTTGTTAAATTCACGCCGCGAATGGTTTGCGCCAGGTAACCGCCTGTAA
- the def gene encoding peptide deformylase: protein MSVLQVLHFPDERLRKVAAPVKEVNADIQRIVDDMFETMYAEEGIGLAATQVDIHQRIIVIDVSETRDQRMVLINPELLEKSGETGIEEGCLSIPEQRALVPRAEKVKIRALDYDGKAFELEADDLLAICIQHEMDHLIGKLFVDYLSPLKRQRIRQKVEKLDKLAKQQARA, encoded by the coding sequence ATGTCAGTCTTGCAGGTATTACATTTCCCAGACGAGCGGCTGCGCAAAGTTGCGGCCCCGGTAAAAGAAGTCAATGCAGATATCCAGCGCATCGTGGATGATATGTTTGAAACCATGTACGCAGAGGAAGGCATTGGTCTGGCTGCGACTCAGGTGGACATCCATCAACGTATTATCGTCATTGACGTTTCCGAAACCCGCGATCAGCGCATGGTGCTGATCAACCCGGAGCTGTTGGAAAAGAGCGGTGAAACCGGTATCGAAGAAGGTTGTCTGTCCATCCCTGAGCAACGCGCTCTGGTGCCGCGTGCCGAGAAGGTAAAAATCCGCGCGTTGGATTACGATGGCAAAGCATTCGAACTGGAAGCCGACGATCTGCTGGCCATCTGCATTCAGCACGAGATGGACCACCTGATCGGCAAACTGTTTGTCGATTATCTGTCGCCGCTGAAGCGTCAGCGTATTCGCCAGAAAGTGGAAAAACTGGATAAGCTGGCCAAACAGCAAGCGCGCGCCTAA